AATCATCCAGGGCGCGCGCAGGGTTTTATTGACATAAACCAAAAAGTTTTTCATGTCGTTCAGCTCATCTCGATCAGGGTTGGCTAAGCAAATATCAATGATATCAGCGCCAGATTTAACTTGTTGTCTGGGAATTTCAGCAGCCTGCTCAAAGTTTTCTGACTCAATGAGTTTTTTAAACTTTCGACTGCCAATAATATTACTGCGTTCACCCACCAAAATGGGAAGCTTATCATCAGTGATATCTAAAAAATTGATGCCCGATAGGTGGTGTATTGACTTGGTAATGTTGTGTCTGGGATTGGGATTGTGTTGATCCAATAAAACTCTTAGAGCTTTAATGTGCTGGTAGTTGGTACCACAACAGCCACCCATGACATTGATCCAAGCGTTATCCATAAAAAATTTAATTTTTTCTGCCAATTGCTGGGGATCAAGTGTGTATTGGCCCTCTTCATTAGGCAAGCCTGCATTAGGGATACAGGCTATAGGTGTTTGGGATAAGTCATGAAGCGCGCGCAAATGATCGGTCATGAAGTCGGGTCCAGTTGCACAGTTTAAACCAATATATAAAAGGGGGAGGTGAGCTACACTCGACCAAAAAGCTTCAATACTTTGCCCGGCCAATGTTGTTCCCATGGTTTCTATGGTGGCGCTGATGGCAATAGGCCGTTTAAGACTTGGGTCTTTTTCAAATAAATTCAAAGCTGCGCTTAAACCTGCTTTAAGATTGCGCATGTCTTGTACGGTCTCAAACAACAAATAATCAACACCGCCATCAATCAAAGCTTTTATTTGCTGGAAATACTGTTGTTGCAATTCATCAAATTCAATGCCACCGGTGACCGACAAAGATTTTGTGCTGGGCCCTAAAGAACCGGCAACAAATCTAGGCTGTTCTGATGTAGAAAAACCTAAAGCGGCTTTTTTAGCAATTTGAGCCGCGGTAAAATTAATATCATAGGCCTTTTTACCCAAAGAAAATTCATCTAAAACAAATTCTAAACCACCAAAAGTATTGGTTTCAATGATATCTGCACCAGCATTGAGATAGTTTTTATGAATCTGAAGAATTTTCTCTGGAGCTGTTAAGCATAGGTTTTCATTGCACCCATAGTAATCTTCACCACCAAAATCGGCAGCATTAAGGTTTAAGTCTTGAATGGCAGTTCCCATGGCTCCATCTAAAAGGAGAATATTTTGTGTAAGACGATGTTGTATTCTGCTCATGAGTGCCGGCAACTATATCTGAGTTTTATCTTTTGATCTAATAAAATAACTTCAAAACAAAGGTCTCAGCCCTATTTATTTTGAACGTATACCCAAGACACATGGCTCTATTGGGTTTGGGTACACATCGTCAAAGATTTAATTTTGTTTTTTAAGCAAGTCTCTAATTTCTTCAAGTAAAACTTCTTGCTTTGGGGGTGGGGTCGGCTTTGCTTCTTCTTCTTTCTTAAGTTTGTTCATTTGCCGAATCACTAAGAAAATTGAAAATGCAACGATGACAAAATTAACAACAGTGTTGGCAAAAGCACCGTAGGCAATAACAGGCGCCCCAGCTTCTTGTGCTGCAGCGAGTGTATCAAAGCTAGAACCATCTAGCGCAAAAAACATATCTGAAAAATCAACGCCACCCGTAAGTTGCCCAACAACAGGCATAATTAAATCATTAACAAACGATGTTACAATTTTACCAAAAGCTGCGCCAATAATAATACCTACAGCCATATCAACAACATTGCCCTTAACAGCGAAATCTTTAAATTCTTTTAACATCATACCTCCAAATGGAAATTAAACCCTGTTGCTCTTATATCCAAATTTTTATAAGTGTAAAAGTAAAGAGTTCGTTTTTTACCAGAAAGAAAAATTATTGTTTTTCTTGATCCTAAGAGTTGACGAGCTTTGATTTTGCAGCTTTGATACAGAGTTGTGATTATTCAAAGTACAATCCATTCAGAATCAAAAGAATTTAAAGAAAATTACGCATACCACAAAGATCTTTGGCAAGACCATCAACAAAAATTAGATGCCGTTGCCAAGGGTGGGGGCGAAACTTACTTAAAAAAACATCAAGCAAAAGGTAAGTTGTATGTCCGTGATAGAATTGCTTATTTAATTGATGAAGGCAGTAGTTTTTTAGAGCTTTCGCCCCTTGCCGCCTATGGTCAATATGACAATGCCGTAGCCAGCGCTGGTCTTGTCTGTGGTATTGGCAAAGTTAAGGGTAACTCAGTCATGATTATTGCCAATGACGCTACGGTTAAAGGTGGAACGTACTTTCCACAAACGGTTAAAAAACACTTACGAGCTCAGGAAGTTGCTTTAGAGCATAAGTTGCCCTGTATTTATCTTGTTGATTCTGGTGGAGCATTTTTACCTCTGCAAGCAGAAGTCTTTCCCGATAAGCTGCATTTTGGCCGTATTTTTTACAATCAAGCGCAAATGTCTGCTCAGGGAATAGCGCAAATAGCGTGTGTGATGGGGTCGTGTACGGCTGGTGGAGCCTATGTCCCAGCTATGAGTGATGAAACAGTGATTGTAAAAGGTCAAGGCACTATTTTTTTGGGAGGTCCTCCCTTGGTTAAAGCAGCCACCGGAGAAGATGTCACGGCAGAAGAATTGGGGGGTGGCGATGTGCATGCTAAAAAATCAGGTGTTGTGGATCATCTGGCCAAAGATGATCACGATGCCCTGGATAAAGTTAGGCAGATTGTAAGTCATTTGAATATTAAAAAACATAAGCTGGTCATGAGGGATCAAGAACCTCTGTATGACAGTTCCAGCATATGGGGCGTCATACCCAAATCACCCAATACCAGCTATGATGTGCGTGAAGTGATTGCAAGACTTGTTGATCATAGTGAATTTGATGAGTTTAAAGCCTTGTATGGGACAACTTTGGTTTGTGGTTTTGCCAAGGTTTGGGGGCAAACAATAGGTATTGTGGCCAACAACGGTGTGCTGTTTTCACAAAGTGCTCAAAAAGGCGCGCATTTTATTGAGTTGTGTTGTCAAAGAAAAGTGCCTTTATTATTTTTGCAAAACATTACCGGCTTCATGGTGGGTAAAAGTTACGAAGAGGGTGGTATTGCCAAAGATGGTGCCAAGTTGGTCATGGCAGTATCTAACGCTCAAGTCCCTAAATTTTCTGTTGTCATTGGAGGAAGTTTTGGCGCGGGTAATTATGGCATGTGTGGTAGAGCTTATGACCCCAACTTTTTATGGATGTGGCCCAATGCAAGAATATCGGTGATGGGAGGCCAACAGGCCGCCAATGTTCTGTGGACGCTCAAGCAAATGCAGGGCAAAGCCAAAGATTTCGATGAGGCCAGTTTTAAGCAACCGATTTTGGACAAATATGAAGCCGAAGGCTCACCTTATTACAGCACCTCTCGTTTATGGGACGATGGTATCATTGATCCAAGACAAACCAGAAATACTTTGGCTTTGGCCATAAACTTAAGTTTAGAAAACCCTATACCCGACACCCAATTTGGTGTTTTTAGAATGTGAGCGTGATTGATGTCAGCCGTAAATATTGAGCATAGCCAAACGCAAAGTCATATTATTTTAAATCGTCCTCAGCACAGCAATGCTTTAACTGAGGCCATGCTTTTAGAGTTAAGTGATGCATTCAAAAACATTCCTAAGAGCTCTAAAATATTAACAATTTCTGCCAATGGAAAGCATTTTTGTGCCGGTGCAGATTTGAACTGGATGCGACAATCCAAAGACTTAAGTGAAGAAGAGAACCTTGCTTCAGCTGAAAATTTATTCAACATGTACTTGGCCTTGTATGAATGCCCCATACCTGTTGTAAGTCATGTTCATGGTGCTGTGATGGGTGGCGCTTTGGGTTTGGTTGCTTGTTCTGATATTGTCATTGCGCAAGACAATGCTTTTTTTAGTTTGAGTGAGGCCAAATTAGGCATTGTGCCGGCCACTATTTCTCCTTTTGTCATACAAAAAATAGGTTATTCACAGTTTTTAGCTTTGTCCTTGCAGGCTAGAAAGTTTTCGGCACCAGAAGCTTTGAATTTTGGCTTGGTTCATCAGTGCATTGCTGGGCAAGAGGAAAGTAAAAAAGTATTTTTAAAAACATGTGAAGACACTTTAAGTAACTCGCCCTATGCACTTAAAATCATTAAACAATTATCTAGGCAATATTTACCTTTAAAACCTGAAAATTTTGCTCAATATACATCCAAACTGATTGCGCAGTGTCGGGTATCTCATGATGGCCAGGAAGGTTTAAATGCATTTTTTGAAAAACGTAAGCCGCAGTGGAGTGAAGCATGAAGCGAGAATTGAACCAGCACAAAGTATTTATTGCCAATCGGGGGGAGGTTGTTTCAAGGCTGTGTAAAACTCTAAAAAAACTCAACATTGAATCCGTGGGCTTGGCTTGTAAAGAGGACTTATCACAATATACAAAGCATCTGGATGAAGTCATATGGATAGAAGCTAAAGCCATGCAAACGGTTTTTACCGATGCAAAAGCCATGATCACGCATGCTAAAAGTCAAGATTGTACCGCGATTCATCCAGGCTGGGGATTTCTTTCTGAAAATGCAGATTTTGCTCAAGCCTGCAAAGACAATGGAATTGTTTTTATTGGCCCCAAGCCCTCATCGATCAGAGCTTTTGCTGACAAAGCCAAAGCCAAAAGCATTGCTATCGATGCAGGTTTAAGTGTTTTACATAGTGTAGATGAAGCCAACTTTGAGCATACAGAAAGCTTTATTGATGCAATAAAAAAAACCTTATCGTTGCCTATTATTTTAAAGCCAGCCCTTGGGGGTGGGGGCAAAGGCATGACCATTGTGAGAGATATCAATGAACTTAAAGAAGCGGTGGCTTCAGCCAAAAGAGTTGCTCAAGCAGCCTTTGCTGATGCAAGCTTGTTGGCTGAACCGTATTTAGAAAAAGCGCGTCATGTTGAGGTGCAGGTTTTTTCTACAGGAGAGAAAGCCTATCATTTTAAAACCCGTGATTGCACCATGCAAAGGCGTTATCAAAAAATTATAGAAGAAAGTCATTCTACTTTTTTAGATGATGAACAAGAAGCTCAAGTCTGTCAACAAGCCGTTGATTTGGTGGAGTCCATTGGCTATGAAAGTTTGGGAACTGTTGAGTTTATCATTGATCAAAACAAAAAAGCTTATTTTATGGAAATGAATACACGCCTGCAAGTAGAGCATGGTGTAACAGAGTTGATTTTTGCTCTTGATTTGGTGGAATTGCAAGTCAAACATGCATTGGGTGAGACCGTCACTCTTGCTGAGGACTTAAAGCCGAATGGACACGCTATTGAGGTAAGAGTTTATGCAGAAAACACTTTAAAAGATTTTGTTCCTGCCAACGGTCAGGTTAGGGCCATTGAGTTTTCGTCAAGTATTGATAGAATTGAATGTGATGTTGCAAAGGGCACGATGGTTGGCAACAACTTTGACCCAATGATCGCCAAAGTTTTGGTTTGGTCAGAAAGCCGAGATCAAGCCATTTCAAAAATGTTACAGATGCTTAAAGACAGTTATATTTTAGGTGTGCAAAATAACATGAATTTTGTGCAATGGCTGTTAACGGCCAATGATTTTGTAGACGGAAAACATGATATTCAATGGATTGATCGCCATTATCAAGATTATGTCAAATATGAAGCGAGTTACTTTGAAACACAAGCGATTTACAACTTAATTTATAGCGTTGAACATCTCGCAGAAGATAAAAACCACAATCCGTGGTACCACAATTCACTTCCATCCAATCTTCCAGCCAGAGATCAAGCTCAAAATCTGTATAAAACTGCAATGAATGAACTGTTGCCTTATCCCCAACAGCTTGAAAAGTTGCCCTTAACAAAAACACATCAGGAGCATGTTTTTAGTTTAGCCAATGGAGACAAGCTGATTATGATAGCCGCAAATAATGCGCTATATCTGCATATAGATGGCAAGCAGATTACTTTAAAGAAGGCTCAACGCTTACAATCTGAAGATGAAGACGCGGCTTTAAACCACTGTAAAGCTCCGCTCAACGGTCTGGTTAAGGCTGTATTTACAGAAAAAGGACAAAGCGTTAAAAAAAATGATGTCCTGTTAACCATAGAAGCCATGAAAATGGAGTATAAAATACTTGCCCCAAGGGACGCCGTGATAAAAAAGGTAATGGTTCAAGAAAACCAACAAGTAAATGAAGAACAACATTTGCTTGAGTTGGAATAAGCATAGCTATGGACATACAGATTAAAGAAATGGGCCCGCGTGATGGTTTACAAAACATTAAACAGGTCATTCCTACAGAAATCAAAATAAAGCTGATTGAGTTGCTCACTCAAACTGGCTTACAATACATAGAGTTGGGTGCATTTGTTTCGCCTAAAGCTGTGCCACAAATGGCCGATACACAAGCGATTCTTGCTGCAACTCAAGCATTGACCAAAAATATACAAACATCCGTACTTGTGCCTAATTTAAAAGGTTTGGACATGGCCATTGAAAGTGACATGCAAGAAGTGGCTGTTTTTACAGCGGCTTCAGAAACATTCAATCAAAAAAACATCAATGCCAGTATAGAGCAAAGTTTTGTGCGTTTTAAGCCTGTCATTGAAAAAGCCTTGCTGCATAAAATAAAAGTAAGAGCTTATGTGTCCACGGCTTTTGTCTGCCCCTATGAAGGCGATATCAATCCAGATAAAGTGGTGAGTATTGTTGAAAAGTTATTCAATATGGGTTGCTATGAGGTGTCCATTGGCGATACCATTGGCAAAGCCAGTCCACGACAAATCAAGACCTTGTATCAGATGACTGAAAAAATGGGTTTAAATCCATTTTTAGCAGGTCATTATCATGACACCTATGGCTTGGCTTTATGCAATGTTTATGAAAGTTTGCAGCAGGGAATTAGAGTCTTTGATACATCGATTGCTGGCTTGGGAGGCTGCCCTTATGCACCCGGCGCTAAAGGCAATTTAGCCACTGAAAAATTGCTTTATTTCTGTGAACGAGAAAATATAAATACAGCTCTTAACGCTTCTAAACTAGAGCCGGTATTAAATTATGCAAAAACCAATATTCCATCCTAAGCGTTGAGTAAAACTTTACTTTTTTGATGGCTTTAGTAGTTAGCCCTTATGCTCAAAAATACAGACTATCGTATAGAAAAAGATTCCATGGGAGAAATGCAGGTTCCTAAAAACGCTTATTATGCGGCACAAACGCAAAGGGCAGTGTTAAATTTTCCTATCAGTTCTTATACCATCCCTAGGGTTATGATTCAGGCTTTGGGAGAAATTAAGAGAGCCGCAGCCATTGCCAATGCTGAGTTGGGGTGTATCAGTTCTGAACAATCAAAAGCCATAGTTGAAGCGGCAGAACAGGTGATTGCCGGTGAGTTTGATGATCAATTTGTGGTGGATATCTTTCAGACTGGGTCTGGGACCTCTTCCAATATGAATACAAACGAAGTAATTTCCAATAGAGCCACAGAAATTTTGGGTGGAGAAAAAGGCAGTAAGCTGATTCATCCCAACGATCATGTCAACTATGGCCAATCTTCCAATGATGTGTTTCCTACAGCCATGCATATAGCCACCAGTTTACACTTTAACAAAGTATTGCTGCCCGCCATGCGGCGCTTGCATACAGCTTTGGATGAAAAAGCCCATGAATTTGATGACATTGTTAAAATTGGTCGGACGCATTTACAAGACGCAACTCCCATTACAATGGGACAGGTATTTTCAGGCTATGCTTTTCAAGTGCAAGAAGCCATAGAAAGAATAGAACGGGCTTTAATTTCAATCAGTGAACTGGCTTTGGGCGGAACAGCCGTTGGAACCGGTTTAAATACTAAAGAAGCTTTTCCAAAACACGCCATTGCCGAAATTGCCAAACATACACAGTTACAATTTTCTGAAACTCGCAATCACTTTGCCGCGCAAGCGTGTAAAGATGCCATTGTTGAAGCCAGTGCAGTTTTAAAAGGTTTTGCTGTAAGCTTCATGAAAATTGCCAATGATATTAGACTTTTGGGCTCAGGACCTCGCTGTGGTATTGGCGAGTTGCTTTTACCCGAAACGCAACCCGGCTCATCGATTATGCCAGGCAAAGTCAACCCTGTGATTGCTGAATCGGTTTGCATGGTTTGTGCGCAAGTGATGGGTAACGATGCAGCGGTGACCATGGGTGGTCAAGCCGGTAACTTTGAGCTCAACGTCATGATGCCCATGATGATTCACAATGTATTGCAAAGCAGTGAGCTTTTGGCCAATTCTTGTCACAACTTTGTAGAGCGTTGTATTGATGATTTGGGTGTAAATAAAGAACGCTGTGAAGCCTTGATTGAAGAAAGTTTGGCCATGTGTACCTCATTGGCACCTTTGATTGGCTATGATGAAGCGGCGGCCATTGCTAAAGAAGCCTATAAAAGTGGTAAAACTGTCCGCGAAGTTGCTTTGGCAAAAAATATTTTGGATGAGACAAAACTTAATGAAGCCTTAAATCCAAAACGTATGACCCAAAGAGATGCATAAAATAAAGGAGTGAAGCATGCCCAGTTTTGATATTGTTAACGAGATTGATTTTTCTGAAATAGATAATGCCTTAAATCAGGCCAATAGAGAGTTAACCCAGCGTTTTGATTTTAAAGGCAGTAATACAAGCATAGAACGTAAAGATAAAGAAATCATGGTCAACTCGGCAGATGATTATAAAGTTCAAGCTGCGGTTGATGTTTTACAGGCTAAATTAGCTAAAAGAAGCGTTTCGTTAAAGTCTTTGGAACTAGGAAGGGTTGAACCTGCCGGTGGTGGGAGAGCCAAACAAAACATTAAAGTGGTAGAAGGCATTGATAAAGAAAAAGCCAAAGAATTGGTTAAAAAAATCAAAGATTCTAAATTGAAAGTACAAGCGTCTATTCAAGGTGAAGCTGTGCGGGTCACAGGAAAAAAACGCGACGATCTCCAAGACGTGATTGCCTTATTAAAAGGTTTAGATTTTAGTTTGCCACTGCAATTTAATAATTTCAGAGATTGAATACTGCTGCTAAGCGGCTGCTTAAAATTGACTCAAAATCAAAACCAAACTTTGCTCACTGCTTAAATATAAGCAGAGGAGCTATAGTGATAATCAGCACTTATATGTATGGCATATAAGTTGCTTTAACAAACCTTGTCCATTGTTAGATAATCTAAATTTCATTGAGCTCGAGGTTGAAATGAATACAATCAAAATATTTAGTTTTAGTGTTAGTATGCTTCTAAGCGGTATACTCATCATGGCATGTGGTAGCACTAGTATAAGCACAATGTCAGCAGATTCTTATGTTGCCTATCATCACCCTGATGAAGTCTCTGCCTACTACACTATTAATGATGGTTTTTCTCCTTACACGCGTCAAGCAGCTGTCATTGTTAGGTTTAGTAAAGATGGACAAGGTTTAAGGTACGATGAAAGCACAAAGATTTATGCCAATGGCATTGAACTTCCATTTATTGACCAAGGCTACATGCGC
This window of the bacterium genome carries:
- a CDS encoding ATP-grasp domain-containing protein yields the protein MKRELNQHKVFIANRGEVVSRLCKTLKKLNIESVGLACKEDLSQYTKHLDEVIWIEAKAMQTVFTDAKAMITHAKSQDCTAIHPGWGFLSENADFAQACKDNGIVFIGPKPSSIRAFADKAKAKSIAIDAGLSVLHSVDEANFEHTESFIDAIKKTLSLPIILKPALGGGGKGMTIVRDINELKEAVASAKRVAQAAFADASLLAEPYLEKARHVEVQVFSTGEKAYHFKTRDCTMQRRYQKIIEESHSTFLDDEQEAQVCQQAVDLVESIGYESLGTVEFIIDQNKKAYFMEMNTRLQVEHGVTELIFALDLVELQVKHALGETVTLAEDLKPNGHAIEVRVYAENTLKDFVPANGQVRAIEFSSSIDRIECDVAKGTMVGNNFDPMIAKVLVWSESRDQAISKMLQMLKDSYILGVQNNMNFVQWLLTANDFVDGKHDIQWIDRHYQDYVKYEASYFETQAIYNLIYSVEHLAEDKNHNPWYHNSLPSNLPARDQAQNLYKTAMNELLPYPQQLEKLPLTKTHQEHVFSLANGDKLIMIAANNALYLHIDGKQITLKKAQRLQSEDEDAALNHCKAPLNGLVKAVFTEKGQSVKKNDVLLTIEAMKMEYKILAPRDAVIKKVMVQENQQVNEEQHLLELE
- the mscL gene encoding large conductance mechanosensitive channel protein MscL, translated to MLKEFKDFAVKGNVVDMAVGIIIGAAFGKIVTSFVNDLIMPVVGQLTGGVDFSDMFFALDGSSFDTLAAAQEAGAPVIAYGAFANTVVNFVIVAFSIFLVIRQMNKLKKEEEAKPTPPPKQEVLLEEIRDLLKKQN
- a CDS encoding class II fumarate hydratase — encoded protein: MLKNTDYRIEKDSMGEMQVPKNAYYAAQTQRAVLNFPISSYTIPRVMIQALGEIKRAAAIANAELGCISSEQSKAIVEAAEQVIAGEFDDQFVVDIFQTGSGTSSNMNTNEVISNRATEILGGEKGSKLIHPNDHVNYGQSSNDVFPTAMHIATSLHFNKVLLPAMRRLHTALDEKAHEFDDIVKIGRTHLQDATPITMGQVFSGYAFQVQEAIERIERALISISELALGGTAVGTGLNTKEAFPKHAIAEIAKHTQLQFSETRNHFAAQACKDAIVEASAVLKGFAVSFMKIANDIRLLGSGPRCGIGELLLPETQPGSSIMPGKVNPVIAESVCMVCAQVMGNDAAVTMGGQAGNFELNVMMPMMIHNVLQSSELLANSCHNFVERCIDDLGVNKERCEALIEESLAMCTSLAPLIGYDEAAAIAKEAYKSGKTVREVALAKNILDETKLNEALNPKRMTQRDA
- a CDS encoding methylcrotonoyl-CoA carboxylase, whose product is MIIQSTIHSESKEFKENYAYHKDLWQDHQQKLDAVAKGGGETYLKKHQAKGKLYVRDRIAYLIDEGSSFLELSPLAAYGQYDNAVASAGLVCGIGKVKGNSVMIIANDATVKGGTYFPQTVKKHLRAQEVALEHKLPCIYLVDSGGAFLPLQAEVFPDKLHFGRIFYNQAQMSAQGIAQIACVMGSCTAGGAYVPAMSDETVIVKGQGTIFLGGPPLVKAATGEDVTAEELGGGDVHAKKSGVVDHLAKDDHDALDKVRQIVSHLNIKKHKLVMRDQEPLYDSSSIWGVIPKSPNTSYDVREVIARLVDHSEFDEFKALYGTTLVCGFAKVWGQTIGIVANNGVLFSQSAQKGAHFIELCCQRKVPLLFLQNITGFMVGKSYEEGGIAKDGAKLVMAVSNAQVPKFSVVIGGSFGAGNYGMCGRAYDPNFLWMWPNARISVMGGQQAANVLWTLKQMQGKAKDFDEASFKQPILDKYEAEGSPYYSTSRLWDDGIIDPRQTRNTLALAINLSLENPIPDTQFGVFRM
- a CDS encoding YajQ family cyclic di-GMP-binding protein, with product MPSFDIVNEIDFSEIDNALNQANRELTQRFDFKGSNTSIERKDKEIMVNSADDYKVQAAVDVLQAKLAKRSVSLKSLELGRVEPAGGGRAKQNIKVVEGIDKEKAKELVKKIKDSKLKVQASIQGEAVRVTGKKRDDLQDVIALLKGLDFSLPLQFNNFRD
- a CDS encoding hydroxymethylglutaryl-CoA lyase — its product is MDIQIKEMGPRDGLQNIKQVIPTEIKIKLIELLTQTGLQYIELGAFVSPKAVPQMADTQAILAATQALTKNIQTSVLVPNLKGLDMAIESDMQEVAVFTAASETFNQKNINASIEQSFVRFKPVIEKALLHKIKVRAYVSTAFVCPYEGDINPDKVVSIVEKLFNMGCYEVSIGDTIGKASPRQIKTLYQMTEKMGLNPFLAGHYHDTYGLALCNVYESLQQGIRVFDTSIAGLGGCPYAPGAKGNLATEKLLYFCERENINTALNASKLEPVLNYAKTNIPS
- a CDS encoding enoyl-CoA hydratase-related protein, whose protein sequence is MSAVNIEHSQTQSHIILNRPQHSNALTEAMLLELSDAFKNIPKSSKILTISANGKHFCAGADLNWMRQSKDLSEEENLASAENLFNMYLALYECPIPVVSHVHGAVMGGALGLVACSDIVIAQDNAFFSLSEAKLGIVPATISPFVIQKIGYSQFLALSLQARKFSAPEALNFGLVHQCIAGQEESKKVFLKTCEDTLSNSPYALKIIKQLSRQYLPLKPENFAQYTSKLIAQCRVSHDGQEGLNAFFEKRKPQWSEA